In a genomic window of Scomber japonicus isolate fScoJap1 chromosome 17, fScoJap1.pri, whole genome shotgun sequence:
- the LOC128377037 gene encoding trans-L-3-hydroxyproline dehydratase: MEMQLPPHEGDELSVVDMHTGGEPLRIIVSGYPEVKGDSVLSRRRYVREHLDHLRRVLMFEPRGHYDMYGALIVDSEIPEADLGVLFMHNEGYSTMCGHAVIALGRFAVDYKLVKEPQSPETQVNIHCPCGLVKAFVEYSNGKTGGVRFLSVPAFAFATDVTVTVEGFGDVMVDISYGGAFYAFVDAQRFGLDVTKSRTRDLVDAATAVTKAVKSQVKLHHPTSDDLAFLYGTILTDGKDDYSSEPTANICVFAEAQVDRSPTGSGVTARVALQYHKGLIQLDQVRTFQSGATGSQFTGKAVEETKCGDFKAVVVEVAGRAFYTGVSGFVQEPEDKLTHGFLLK, from the exons atggaaatgcaGCTTCCCCCCCATGAAGGAGATGAGCTCTCTGTGGTTGACATGCACACAGGTGGAGAGCCTTTACGGATCATCGTCAGCGGATACCCAGAGGTCAAAGGTGACAGTGTGTTATCCAGGCGGCGTTATGTCCGGGAACATCTGGATCACCTCAGGAGGGTGCTGATGTTCGAGCCACGGGGACACTATGACATGTATGGCGCCCTCATCGTGGATAGCGAGATACCTGAGGCTGATCTGGGGGTCCTCTTCATGCACAATGAGGGGTACAGCACCATGTGTGGACACGCCGTCATCGCACTCGGGCGCTTCGCCGTGGACTACAAACTGGTGAAGGAACCACAGTCACCAGAGACACAGGTGAACATCCACTGTCCTTGTGGTCTGGTGAAGGCTTTTGTTGAGTATTCAAACGGTAAAACAGGAGGAGTGAGGTTTCTCAGTGTACCAGCGTTCGCATTTGCTACAG ATGTGACGGTGACAGTGGAAGGATTTGGTGACGTTATGGTTGACATCAGCTACGGAGGAGCCTTCTATGCCTTTGTAGACGCACAGAGGTTTGGTCTGGATGTGACCAAGTCCAGGACTCGAGATCTGGTAGATGCAGCCACAGCAGtgactaaagctgtcaaatctCAG GTGAAGTTGCACCATCCAACCAGTGATGATCTGGCCTTCCTCTATGGCACCATCCTCACAGACGGCAAAGATGATTATTCCTCTGAACCCACCGccaacatctgtgtgtttgcagaagCTCAG GTGGACCGAAGCCCCACTGGGTCTGGTGTTACAGCCCGGGTGGCTCTTCAGTATCACAAAGGTCTCATCCAGCTGGACCAGGTCAGGACGTTTCAAAGCGGAGCCACTGGATCTCAGTTCACGGGGAAAGCTGTGGAG GAGACAAAGTGTGGAGACTTCAaggcggtggtggtggaggtcGCTGGCAGAGCGTTTTACACCGGAGTCTCAGGCTTCGTTCAGGAGCCGGAGGATAAACTGACACACGGGTTTCTACTGAAGTGA